Below is a genomic region from Medicago truncatula cultivar Jemalong A17 chromosome 3, MtrunA17r5.0-ANR, whole genome shotgun sequence.
TTCATTGATATAAACGGAGTCCTCTTCCAATAATGCTTCcaattttggaagaaaaaaaaagttagccTGATTAAAGTTTGTATATGCGTAGCCTtctacaaaaaataagaaatgaatAAGACAtaataactaaaataaacaCAAACATCGGATAAActaaatcaatccaaacaagtAAATTATGAAAAAAGATGCAGCGGTGACAATATCGATTTGTTTTAAGTAAATGAGTCAAGCATTGCTGCTACCTTTTCATCAAGAAGGACAGATGATTTCAATAACTTCGATTTGATCTTGGTTATTGTCATCTGGTTGTTTCCATTGACTTGACACAAACCTTTATTGTCCATTCAATACTTCCAGGAACAACGCCACTGATTGGTGTAATCCTTTGTGCAATTATATagagataaaattttgaatcggTTCACTCTCACATTGATAGCAATTACAACTTTATCAACTAATAATGTTTATGACAGCTATCGCTGAGATGATCTGATTTATATAGAGTTGACAGAAGGTACAAAAGGTGCAGAATTTAAATGTTTATCAAGGCAATGAAGAGACAAACTTCACATTCCTTTACTTCTCACGTATTGTACTTCATCAGGGCGTGGAATTTAATGtttaaacaattttctgtgtaggTTTTTATACGCGAGCAAGTGGAAAATCCAACCTTGATAACCAAAATACATTTATTGCTTTGTGAAAATAACACAAACTCAAAATCATTATTGTTTCCACTAACTGTATATTTGACTTAAGGACAAATCTTTCTGTTTTCTAAGAACCAATTTGCagttttatttcttatttactCAAAGCCTAAATATTTAAGAGTTGCAgcagttattttttaaaaatgaaaaaaaaatacatgtaaaaagaaaatgacaGAAACATCTTAATTTTGGGTGGgaaaatgttgcattgaaaattgtaaactctattatttatataaagataagataagatataaaGAAGCAAGCATGAAAACTACAACTACAAAAGCAACCTTTCTGCTCAAGACAGTTCTaagataacacaaaaataaataagtaaagtTCTCTTTCAAGGCAAAAATGGTACATATATCTGGTACAGTGATAGAACATTGGCTATAATAATGGTAGAGATCAGGATGGAGTATCAGCCCATATTCTGTTAGGTCTAAATAATCAAGACAAATAGATAAGTAAATGTATTCCATAGATCAAACTACGGTGTGAAGTATAAATTACTTGAGAAATTGCATACCCATCAGATTGATGCAACATCTATTTTCATAATTCCATGGATAGATGTGTTATGAATGATAAATCAAACAGCCGCTTTCTTGTTCCTGAAACTTTCCTTCATCATGGCGAATTTTTTCTTGCACTGACCAACAATCTTCCCAGTTACAGCTGCAGCAACCCGTTCCCATCTTTGGCTAGCTTCCTTTGGAAAGGTTTTTAAAGCTTGAACTAATGCTCTTTCCTGCACTGCAGACCACacctcttgctcaaaaactcCTTGAGAGTCTTCCGAACTGATGCTGTTTGTTGTTATCGGTGTCAGTGTTGTTGTCGTCGGAGTTGGTACTGTTGTTGTTTTGGCAGCACCATTttcagttgttgttgttgctgctggtACTGATACTCCTTCCAATTCTTCTCTGGTTGTCAGTGGAGATGCAATTGTTTGTGCAGCTGGTTTCCTCTTCTCAAGAAATGTATCAAAAGCTTTGGCTGTATCGGGCTTCTGGAGGAGGACAGTTTTAGTTGCTTTCATTATTTCTTCAACAGATCTTCCAGTGCCAATGTATTCTGAAACAACCTCCCATCTCCTTGAAGTTCCTTTGGGAAACTTTCGTATTCCTTTTCTCAATAGCTCGATCTCTTCTTTAGTCCAAGGTTTCTCCTTCTTCTCAACGTAGCTTGCTAGAGAATTACTGCTTCCATTAACCTTGACAGAGCCATTTTGTTGATTACTTTTCTCATCAACCGCGTCTTTCTTGCAACTCAGTGCATCTCTTAGAGCTTCCGCTTGCTCTAACACCTCTTTACCTTCCATTTTCTCACACAAACCTCTCAATTGTTCTATATCAAATGACATGCAAAGCTCTTCTACGGGATCGACCAACACTGCATAAGCCTCTTGGATTGCCTTAAAATTAACATCTATTTCAATCTTCTTTGCCTTTTTCGCAGCTTCAGTTTTCTGTGaggctttgtttgagagttgggttttggagaggagaggaggggaggggaaggaaaggcttatggagacccttgtttgcgagttttaaaaaaatcaggGAAA
It encodes:
- the LOC11428120 gene encoding transcription factor MAMYB; the encoded protein is MSFDIEQLRGLCEKMEGKEVLEQAEALRDALSCKKDAVDEKSNQQNGSVKVNGSSNSLASYVEKKEKPWTKEEIELLRKGIRKFPKGTSRRWEVVSEYIGTGRSVEEIMKATKTVLLQKPDTAKAFDTFLEKRKPAAQTIASPLTTREELEGVSVPAATTTTENGAAKTTTVPTPTTTTLTPITTNSISSEDSQGVFEQEVWSAVQERALVQALKTFPKEASQRWERVAAAVTGKIVGQCKKKFAMMKESFRNKKAAV